One genomic window of Amphiura filiformis chromosome 3, Afil_fr2py, whole genome shotgun sequence includes the following:
- the LOC140149298 gene encoding zinc finger protein 277-like, producing MAASSPQAHGTTKHDSILEVLAFPEEKANQQIPNEDSDCVGCMLCSLNLDLSQGKEEILKHIQIEHKLIIADVNLICNFREYIEYWKKRFAQEPLKEFCSTIRKEDSVTGQKRKYFLLSDALEEDKQIREYLQRKRLQVILEAQQKERIDTSFSRSCLFCSHYFEGNRAALIDHMAFDHHFSIGKPDDLVFTKEFLDIIEEVLNSLKCLFCERTFKDRPTLKEHMRKKSHKRLNPKNRLYDRFYVINYLELGRNWQVAQSEREKDSRNNSDEENDEWQDWEEDETGASAVCLFCSMSSPTVNKLKTHMTKQHNFDLDQMKEGLNFYHQVKLVNYIRRRIHQTSCISCDQQCDDIHSLLDHMTTTKHIKQLPNKTEWDQPQYFFPTYENDNLLCALDEDDDDDKIGDESSTPIIAEDAPDAKDSILLTDEAVLQDLQNT from the exons ATGGCAGCCTCCT CTCCTCAGGCACATGGCACAACCAAACATGACAGCATTTTggaagttctagcatttccagaagAGAAAGCCAATCAGCAAATCCCCAATGAAGATTCTGACTGTGTTGGTTGCATGTTATGCTCACTCAATTTAGATCTGTCACAGGGAAAGGAAGAAATATTAAAACATATCCAGATTGAACATAAACTGATAATTGCTGATGTaaatctcatttgcaattttagagA GTACATTGAGTATTGGAAGAAGCGCTTTGCCCAAGAGCCACTGAAGGAATTCTGTTCAACAATACGTAAAGAGGATAGTG TTACAGGGCAAAAGAGGAAATATTTCTTGCTTTCTGATGCACTGGAAGAAGACAAGCAAATCAGAGAATATCTTCAACGTAAACGTTTACAAGTAATTCTAGAAGCTCAACAAAAGGAAAGGATTGACACAAGTTTTTCCCGGTCGTGTCTATTTTGTAGCCATTATTTTGAAGGCAATAGAGCTGCATTGATAGATCACATGGCATTTGATCATCACTTTAGTATTGGCAAACCAGATGATCTAG TGTTTACAAAAGAGTTTCTGGACATTATTGAAGAAGTGCTAAATAG tTTAAAATGCTTATTTTGTGAGAGAACATTCAAAGATAGACCAACGTTAAAAGAACACATGCGTAAGAAATCCCACAAGCGCCTGAACCCAAAGAACAGACTGTATGATAGATTTTATGTCATCAATTATCTAGAACTGGGCAGGAACTGGCAGGTGGCACAATCTGAAAGGGAGAAAGACTCTAGGAATAACTCTGATGAAGAGAATGA TGAATGGCAGGACTGGGAGGAGGATGAGACAGGTGCCAGTGCTGTGTGCTTATTCTGTTCTATGTCATCTCCAACTGTGAACAAACTGAAAACTCATATGACAAAGCAGCACAACTTTGATCTAGATCAGATGAAGGAAG GTCTCAATTTCTACCATCAAGTGAAGTTAGTAAACTATATCAGAAGAAGAATCCACCAGACAAGCTGCATAAGCTGTGATCAGCAATGTGATGACATCCATAGTCTATTAGACCatatgacaacaacaaaacacatcaaacaaCTTCCAAACAAAACAGAATGGGATCAACCCCA GTATTTCTTTCCTACCTATGAGAATGACAATCTTCTTTGTGCGctagatgaagatgatgatgatgacaagatAGGAGATGAAAGCTCTACACCAATTATAGCTGAAGATGCACCTGATGCCAAGGACAGTATATTACTTACTGATGAAGCAGTGCTACAGGACTTACAGAACACATAA